One segment of uncultured Tolumonas sp. DNA contains the following:
- the tolA gene encoding cell envelope integrity protein TolA, protein MSGPVVISIILHALLILMFILKWNLDKPKRPAGGGGGGGGIVNAVVIDQLKFDQHKQFAKQQKAKKAEQAKEEAAAQEAVAEAARQEKVENAIRLKKEKQQQKEAKEKERKLEVEKQKVEAEKKISLEKKKKEELKKKQDEEKKLADQKAAEQKAEEQKKLDEKKKLEEDKKLEEKKKAEQEAKEQAAKEAKEAKEKAVKEAKEAKEKAAKEAKEKADKAKAAKDAKEKAKRDAADASKLEDELLSEEAGGAAAGPSGNSTKPSTSAGPGGSGGGDPGYGDKVANMIEQRMLIDQNMKGKSCVVKIRLAPDGLVLSATAGSGDPSICRAGVTAVNMIGTFPAPPSDAERTINATIQPQ, encoded by the coding sequence ATGAGCGGTCCGGTAGTTATCTCTATCATACTGCACGCACTGCTGATCCTGATGTTCATTCTGAAATGGAATCTGGATAAACCAAAGCGACCTGCTGGTGGCGGCGGTGGCGGTGGCGGTATTGTGAATGCAGTTGTCATTGATCAATTGAAGTTTGATCAACATAAACAATTTGCGAAACAACAAAAGGCCAAAAAAGCGGAACAGGCGAAAGAAGAAGCAGCGGCACAAGAAGCAGTTGCCGAAGCTGCACGTCAGGAAAAAGTTGAAAACGCGATCCGTTTGAAGAAAGAAAAACAGCAACAGAAAGAAGCCAAAGAGAAAGAGCGCAAACTGGAAGTTGAAAAACAAAAAGTTGAAGCTGAGAAGAAAATTTCTTTAGAGAAAAAGAAAAAAGAAGAGCTGAAGAAAAAACAAGACGAAGAGAAAAAGCTGGCTGATCAGAAAGCGGCCGAACAAAAAGCAGAAGAGCAGAAAAAACTCGACGAAAAGAAAAAGTTAGAGGAAGACAAAAAGCTCGAAGAGAAGAAAAAAGCTGAACAGGAAGCGAAGGAACAAGCAGCTAAAGAAGCTAAAGAAGCAAAAGAGAAAGCCGTAAAAGAGGCTAAAGAAGCGAAAGAAAAAGCAGCGAAAGAAGCCAAAGAAAAAGCAGATAAGGCCAAGGCGGCTAAAGATGCTAAAGAAAAGGCAAAACGCGATGCTGCTGACGCCAGTAAGCTGGAAGATGAACTGTTAAGCGAAGAAGCTGGTGGCGCTGCTGCTGGGCCATCAGGCAATAGCACCAAACCATCGACCTCTGCCGGGCCGGGTGGCTCTGGTGGTGGTGATCCAGGTTATGGTGATAAGGTCGCTAATATGATTGAACAGCGGATGCTGATTGATCAAAACATGAAAGGTAAGAGTTGCGTTGTCAAAATCAGATTAGCGCCGGATGGCTTAGTTCTGAGTGCGACAGCTGGCAGTGGTGATCCTTCAATCTGTCGTGCAGGGGTTACAGCTGTTAATATGATCGGGACGTTCCCAGCTCCACCATCGGATGCGGAACGAACCATTAATGCAACAATACAACCCCAATAA
- the tolR gene encoding protein TolR — protein MHVNKRSKRRAVAEINVVPYIDVMLVLLIIFMATAPVVMQSVKVDLPQTDSQPLSDDSDPPVIAQVDKDSHYSLTLGTEEEKDMADLIQLAGVVSDYHKTHPNSPVVVAGAKEVQYDAVVQLMAALKEAGVENVGLMTDSVDKKK, from the coding sequence ATGCACGTCAACAAACGTAGCAAAAGACGCGCTGTCGCCGAAATTAACGTCGTACCGTATATCGACGTTATGTTGGTGTTGCTGATTATTTTTATGGCTACCGCACCAGTAGTTATGCAGAGCGTGAAGGTTGATCTACCGCAGACCGACTCCCAACCCCTATCAGATGACAGTGATCCTCCTGTTATCGCTCAGGTAGATAAAGACAGCCATTATTCTCTTACCTTAGGTACTGAAGAAGAAAAGGATATGGCCGATCTGATCCAATTAGCGGGCGTCGTGTCTGATTATCATAAAACCCATCCTAACAGCCCGGTGGTCGTTGCTGGCGCCAAAGAAGTGCAATATGACGCTGTTGTTCAGCTCATGGCTGCATTGAAAGAGGCGGGTGTGGAAAATGTTGGGTTAATGACTGACTCAGTAGATAAGAAAAAATAA
- the tolQ gene encoding protein TolQ has product MSFTNLILQASPLVQIVMLILLSMSIASWAIIVQRTKILKTARFVSEQFEERFWSGIDLNRLYQECANRRDELSGLEQVFFSGFKEFARLHNSGLKNQEMIMDGTYRAMRVSVSREIDELETHLPVLATIGSISPYIGLFGTVWGIMHAFIALSAVKNASLAMVAPPIAEALIATAMGLFAAIPAVVAYNRFSTKLERLDSAYFNFMDEFSTILNRQLGSKGE; this is encoded by the coding sequence ATGTCATTTACCAACCTTATCCTGCAAGCCAGCCCGCTGGTGCAGATCGTAATGTTGATCCTGTTATCTATGTCGATTGCTTCCTGGGCAATCATTGTGCAACGTACCAAAATTTTGAAAACCGCACGTTTCGTCTCAGAGCAGTTTGAAGAGCGTTTTTGGTCCGGTATCGACTTAAATCGTTTGTATCAGGAATGTGCAAATCGTCGCGATGAACTGAGTGGGCTGGAACAAGTGTTCTTCTCCGGTTTCAAAGAATTTGCTCGTTTACACAACAGTGGCCTGAAAAATCAGGAAATGATCATGGATGGCACCTACCGTGCTATGCGTGTCTCGGTTTCGCGTGAAATTGATGAACTCGAAACCCATTTGCCAGTATTAGCAACCATTGGTTCAATTAGCCCATATATCGGTCTGTTTGGTACGGTATGGGGGATCATGCATGCCTTCATCGCCTTATCTGCAGTAAAAAATGCATCATTAGCGATGGTTGCACCACCAATTGCAGAAGCCTTGATTGCAACGGCGATGGGTCTGTTTGCCGCTATTCCTGCGGTAGTGGCATACAACCGTTTTAGTACCAAACTGGAACGTCTGGATAGTGCTTACTTCAACTTTATGGATGAGTTTTCTACTATTCTGAACCGCCAGCTCGGCAGCAAGGGTGAGTAA
- the ybgC gene encoding tol-pal system-associated acyl-CoA thioesterase, which produces MVNSEFSWSVRVYYEDTDAGGIVYNANYLKFLERARTEWLRQLGVEQDQLLQLDVAFVVRHIDIEFRNAARFNQVLTVSCRVTQLKRASMVFTQVIVDEHNRIIVSAEVTIACVRVSVMKPIAIPEDVSGVIARATS; this is translated from the coding sequence ATGGTCAACTCAGAGTTTAGCTGGTCAGTACGGGTCTATTATGAAGACACCGATGCTGGCGGCATTGTATACAACGCGAATTATCTGAAATTTCTTGAGCGTGCACGCACAGAATGGTTGCGGCAATTGGGTGTCGAACAAGACCAATTATTGCAACTAGATGTCGCTTTTGTTGTGCGTCATATCGATATTGAATTCCGCAATGCGGCACGCTTTAACCAAGTGTTGACGGTTTCTTGCCGGGTAACACAGTTAAAACGCGCTTCGATGGTGTTCACACAAGTAATTGTGGATGAACATAATCGGATTATTGTCTCTGCAGAGGTGACTATCGCCTGTGTCAGAGTTTCTGTTATGAAACCTATTGCTATTCCTGAAGATGTTAGTGGAGTGATTGCTCGTGCAACCAGCTGA
- the cydX gene encoding cytochrome bd-I oxidase subunit CydX produces MWYFTWVLGVLLACAFGIINALWLEHTENLDRRINDK; encoded by the coding sequence ATGTGGTATTTCACATGGGTTCTGGGCGTGCTGTTGGCTTGTGCTTTCGGCATCATCAATGCGCTGTGGTTAGAACACACCGAAAATCTGGATCGTCGAATTAACGACAAATAG
- the cydB gene encoding cytochrome d ubiquinol oxidase subunit II, translating into MFDYEVLRLIWWVLIGVLLIGFAVTDGFDMGVGALLPILGKNDTERRVMINTIAPHWDGNQVWLITAGGALFAAWPMVYATAFSGFYIAMILTLMALFFRPVGFDYRSKLENPTWRNSWDWCLFIGGFVPPTVIGVAFGNLLQGVPFSVDTMMRTTYEGTFLQLLNPFGLLAGLVSLFMFVTQGATWLMMKTEGQLQDRARKTVMLTALLTFVLFAVAGYWVAHGIDGYTIVKFAGTEAASNPLNKDVVVSAGAWMQNYSQYPWMMAAPLVGLAMAVLTILAARFDRAGFAFLFSSLMIAGVILTAGFSMFPFIMPSSLNPAQSLTMWDATSSQNTLTVMTFAAAIFVPIILGYTIWTYVKMFGRVSSQFVEKNKHSVY; encoded by the coding sequence ATGTTTGATTACGAAGTCTTGCGTCTGATTTGGTGGGTTTTGATTGGCGTGCTGCTGATCGGCTTTGCCGTGACTGACGGTTTTGATATGGGGGTTGGCGCATTGCTGCCAATCCTGGGTAAAAATGACACGGAACGTCGTGTCATGATCAATACCATCGCCCCGCATTGGGATGGTAATCAGGTGTGGTTGATCACCGCTGGTGGGGCGCTATTTGCTGCCTGGCCAATGGTGTATGCAACCGCGTTTTCTGGTTTTTATATTGCCATGATCCTGACCCTGATGGCGTTGTTCTTCCGTCCAGTGGGTTTTGATTATCGCTCTAAATTGGAAAATCCAACCTGGCGTAACAGTTGGGACTGGTGTCTGTTTATTGGTGGTTTTGTTCCGCCAACAGTCATCGGTGTGGCGTTTGGTAACTTGTTACAAGGTGTACCATTCAGCGTTGATACCATGATGCGTACCACCTATGAAGGTACCTTCCTGCAACTACTGAACCCATTTGGCTTGTTGGCCGGTCTGGTCAGCCTGTTTATGTTTGTCACTCAAGGTGCTACTTGGTTGATGATGAAAACAGAAGGTCAATTGCAAGATCGTGCCCGTAAAACCGTTATGCTGACGGCATTGCTGACATTTGTATTGTTTGCTGTAGCCGGTTACTGGGTAGCTCATGGCATCGATGGTTACACCATCGTCAAATTTGCTGGTACTGAAGCTGCTTCTAATCCGCTGAACAAAGACGTTGTTGTTTCAGCGGGTGCCTGGATGCAAAATTACTCTCAGTATCCATGGATGATGGCAGCACCGTTGGTGGGGTTAGCTATGGCGGTATTGACCATTCTGGCGGCGCGTTTTGATCGTGCAGGTTTTGCCTTCCTGTTTTCATCCTTGATGATTGCAGGTGTGATCCTGACAGCGGGTTTCTCAATGTTCCCGTTCATCATGCCATCTAGCCTGAATCCGGCACAGAGCCTGACCATGTGGGATGCAACTTCATCACAGAATACGTTAACTGTTATGACGTTTGCAGCCGCTATTTTTGTACCAATTATACTGGGTTACACCATCTGGACTTATGTCAAAATGTTCGGTCGTGTTAGCAGCCAATTTGTAGAAAAGAACAAGCACTCAGTCTACTAG
- a CDS encoding cytochrome ubiquinol oxidase subunit I encodes MINELVVELSRLQFAATALYHFLFVPLTIGMTFILAIMESVYVMTNNPIYKDMTKFWGKLFGINFALGVTTGLTMEFQFGTNWSYYSHYVGDIFGAPLAIEGLMAFFLESTFVGMFFFGWDRLSKVQHLTSTWLMALGTNLSALWILIANGWMQFPVGSEFNFETMRMEMVSFAELVFNPVAQVKFVHTVAAGYTCGAMFVLSISSYYLLRKRDIPFARRSFAIAAAFGMASILSVIVLGDESGYRLGEVQKAKLAAIESQWETHPAPAPFTAFGIPNQKEQKTDFAIEIPYVAGIIATRSITEEITGLKDQIAHNESRIRNGIQAYALMKKLQAGEKTPENLAKFKEMKVDLGYGLLLSPYAPNIVDATEAQIKMAADDSIPPVAPIFYSFRAMVGAGVLMLLLIGLAFIDSCRHRIGQRTWLLKALLWGLPLPWIAIESGWVVAEIGRQPWTIGEVLPTYLSSSTLSTGDVLFSMIGICAFYTVLLVIEMYLMVKFSRKGPSSLKTGKYFYETEQA; translated from the coding sequence ATGATCAATGAACTTGTGGTTGAACTGTCGCGGCTTCAATTTGCCGCTACAGCCCTCTATCACTTCCTGTTTGTTCCATTAACGATTGGGATGACGTTTATCCTGGCAATAATGGAATCAGTGTATGTGATGACTAACAACCCGATCTATAAGGACATGACCAAGTTCTGGGGTAAATTATTTGGTATTAACTTTGCTCTGGGTGTGACTACTGGTCTGACCATGGAGTTTCAGTTCGGTACTAACTGGTCATATTACTCCCACTATGTGGGTGATATTTTTGGTGCTCCACTGGCCATTGAAGGCCTAATGGCGTTCTTCCTGGAATCTACCTTTGTTGGTATGTTCTTCTTTGGCTGGGATCGTCTAAGTAAAGTTCAGCATCTGACATCGACTTGGTTAATGGCGCTGGGTACTAACCTCTCTGCACTGTGGATTTTGATCGCTAACGGCTGGATGCAATTCCCGGTTGGTTCAGAATTTAACTTTGAAACCATGCGTATGGAAATGGTCAGCTTCGCTGAGCTGGTTTTCAATCCGGTGGCTCAGGTGAAATTCGTTCACACTGTTGCCGCAGGTTATACCTGTGGGGCGATGTTCGTACTGAGTATCTCTTCCTATTATCTGCTGAGAAAACGCGACATTCCGTTTGCTCGTCGTTCTTTCGCTATTGCTGCCGCGTTTGGTATGGCTTCGATTCTGTCAGTTATCGTGCTGGGTGATGAATCGGGTTACCGTTTGGGTGAAGTGCAAAAAGCGAAACTGGCTGCGATCGAGTCACAATGGGAAACACACCCAGCACCAGCGCCGTTTACTGCATTTGGTATTCCAAATCAAAAAGAGCAGAAAACCGATTTTGCTATCGAAATCCCTTATGTTGCCGGCATCATCGCGACACGTTCTATTACGGAAGAAATTACCGGTCTGAAAGATCAAATCGCGCATAACGAGTCACGGATCCGTAATGGTATCCAAGCTTATGCATTGATGAAGAAACTGCAGGCTGGCGAAAAGACGCCGGAAAATCTGGCTAAATTCAAAGAAATGAAAGTTGATCTGGGTTATGGCCTGCTGTTGAGCCCATATGCACCTAACATCGTTGATGCGACTGAAGCACAGATCAAAATGGCTGCAGACGATTCTATTCCGCCGGTCGCACCTATTTTCTACTCATTCCGCGCCATGGTGGGAGCGGGTGTGCTGATGTTGTTGCTGATTGGGTTAGCGTTTATTGATAGCTGCCGTCATCGTATTGGTCAACGTACTTGGTTACTAAAAGCACTCTTATGGGGTCTTCCGCTGCCATGGATTGCGATTGAATCAGGTTGGGTCGTGGCTGAAATTGGTCGTCAACCATGGACAATCGGTGAAGTGTTACCGACGTATCTGTCTTCATCTACGTTATCCACGGGTGATGTGCTGTTTTCTATGATTGGTATCTGCGCGTTCTATACCGTATTACTGGTTATTGAAATGTATCTGATGGTCAAGTTCTCGCGTAAAGGCCCGAGCAGCTTGAAAACGGGTAAATATTTCTATGAAACCGAGCAGGCATAA
- the ruvB gene encoding Holliday junction branch migration DNA helicase RuvB: MIEADRLIAPAAITEDEQLDRAIRPKLLADYQGQDQVRSQMEIFIEAARRRSEALDHVLIFGPPGLGKTTLANIIANEMGVNIKTTSGPVLERAGDLAALLTNLEPHDVLFIDEIHRLSPVVEEVLYPAMEDYQLDIMIGEGPAARSIKLELPPFTLIGATTRAGSLTSPLRDRFGIVQRLEFYKVEDLAHIVGRSADVLGLSLDQQGAFEIAKRARGTPRIANRLLRRVRDFAEIRANGHISDNIAAQALDMLDVDNAGFDYMDRKLLLAIIDKFLGGPVGVENLAAAIGEEKETIEDVLEPYLIQQGFLQRTPRGRIATPRAYLHFGLTTPERQA; encoded by the coding sequence ATGATTGAAGCTGACCGCCTGATTGCTCCTGCAGCAATCACCGAAGATGAACAACTAGATCGTGCGATCCGGCCGAAACTGCTGGCCGATTATCAGGGGCAGGATCAAGTGCGTTCGCAGATGGAGATCTTCATCGAAGCGGCTCGTCGTCGCAGCGAAGCGCTCGACCATGTATTGATCTTTGGCCCACCAGGGTTAGGTAAAACCACCTTGGCGAATATCATCGCCAATGAAATGGGCGTGAATATCAAAACCACCTCTGGCCCTGTATTAGAGCGAGCCGGCGATCTGGCTGCCTTGTTGACCAATCTGGAACCTCACGATGTGTTGTTTATTGACGAAATTCATCGCTTAAGTCCAGTGGTAGAAGAGGTGCTTTATCCGGCAATGGAAGATTATCAGCTGGATATCATGATCGGTGAGGGGCCTGCTGCGCGTTCCATCAAACTGGAATTACCGCCGTTTACCCTGATCGGTGCGACCACGCGTGCGGGGTCATTGACTTCGCCGCTGCGCGATCGTTTTGGTATCGTACAACGCCTTGAGTTTTATAAAGTAGAAGATCTCGCGCATATCGTGGGCCGCAGTGCCGATGTGCTGGGTTTATCACTCGATCAGCAAGGGGCGTTTGAAATTGCCAAACGTGCCCGTGGTACACCGCGTATTGCCAACCGTCTACTGCGTCGGGTGCGCGATTTTGCCGAGATCCGCGCCAATGGCCATATCTCCGATAATATTGCTGCACAAGCTTTGGATATGCTGGATGTCGATAACGCTGGTTTTGACTACATGGATCGTAAGCTGTTGCTGGCGATCATCGATAAGTTCTTAGGTGGTCCGGTCGGCGTGGAAAACTTGGCTGCGGCGATCGGTGAAGAAAAAGAAACGATAGAAGATGTACTTGAGCCCTATCTGATTCAGCAGGGCTTTTTACAACGTACCCCGCGTGGTCGTATTGCCACACCAAGAGCCTACCTCCACTTTGGTCTGACCACGCCTGAGCGTCAGGCTTAA
- the ruvA gene encoding Holliday junction branch migration protein RuvA: MIGRLHGIIIEKSPPEILLDVGGVGYELQLPMTCFYELPAVGQEATIITHFVVREDAQLLYGFNTRQERMLFRELLKANGVGPKLALAIMSGMSANQFVACVEREDVSSLVKLPGVGKKTAERLIVEMKDRLKGWNGHDLFTPYTDAAPTDNATAAAPADTVESEAVAALLSLGYKPQQASLVVSKVMKPEMTVENVIREALRAML, from the coding sequence GTGATTGGCAGACTGCATGGCATCATTATCGAAAAATCGCCTCCGGAAATTCTGTTGGATGTTGGTGGTGTGGGTTATGAACTCCAATTGCCGATGACTTGCTTCTACGAGTTACCTGCGGTTGGGCAGGAAGCAACCATCATCACCCACTTTGTGGTGCGTGAAGACGCGCAGCTGCTGTATGGTTTTAATACCCGCCAAGAGCGCATGTTGTTTCGAGAATTACTGAAAGCCAATGGGGTTGGTCCGAAATTGGCGCTGGCAATCATGTCGGGTATGTCGGCGAATCAGTTTGTCGCCTGTGTTGAGCGCGAAGATGTCTCATCACTGGTGAAACTACCGGGTGTCGGTAAAAAAACTGCTGAACGTCTGATCGTGGAAATGAAAGATCGTCTTAAGGGTTGGAATGGACATGATTTATTCACCCCCTATACCGATGCTGCACCTACAGATAATGCTACCGCCGCTGCACCCGCTGATACCGTCGAATCGGAAGCTGTCGCCGCGTTGTTATCTTTGGGCTATAAACCACAACAGGCGAGCCTGGTAGTAAGTAAAGTAATGAAACCCGAAATGACAGTTGAAAATGTCATTCGTGAAGCCTTGCGCGCCATGTTGTAA
- the ruvC gene encoding crossover junction endodeoxyribonuclease RuvC gives MTIILGIDPGSRITGYGVIRQQAGKVEYLGSGCIRTSGEQLSDKLKQIYDGISEIILQFKPDLFAIEQVFMAKNPDSALKLGQARGSAIVAAVNAGLPVAEYSARQVKQSVVGTGAADKEQVQHMVKQLLKLPACPQADAADALAVALCHTHTQHTLLRMAGKVQGTVRGRLR, from the coding sequence ATGACCATTATTCTGGGTATCGATCCGGGATCGCGTATTACGGGCTATGGCGTGATCCGGCAACAGGCGGGCAAGGTGGAATACCTTGGGTCTGGCTGTATCCGTACCAGTGGCGAGCAACTGTCAGATAAATTGAAACAAATTTATGACGGTATTAGCGAAATCATCCTGCAATTCAAGCCTGATCTGTTTGCTATCGAGCAGGTCTTTATGGCGAAAAACCCTGATTCTGCCTTAAAACTGGGGCAGGCGAGGGGCAGTGCGATTGTCGCGGCGGTGAACGCGGGTTTGCCGGTCGCCGAATATTCTGCTCGGCAGGTTAAACAATCGGTTGTGGGCACCGGTGCGGCAGACAAAGAGCAGGTGCAGCACATGGTCAAGCAGCTATTGAAATTGCCTGCTTGCCCACAAGCCGATGCGGCAGATGCGTTGGCGGTTGCCTTGTGTCATACCCACACCCAACACACCTTACTGCGAATGGCGGGTAAAGTGCAGGGCACAGTGCGTGGGCGCCTGCGATAG
- a CDS encoding YebC/PmpR family DNA-binding transcriptional regulator, whose amino-acid sequence MAGHSKWANIKHRKAAQDAKRGKMFTKMIREITTAARLGGPDGGSNPRLRAAVAAALSINMTRDTVDRAIKRGAGGDDGVELETLVYEGYGPAGTAVMVECMTDNRNRTVAGVRHAFSKSGGALGTDGSVAYLFTKKGILSFTNADEDALMEAALEAGADDVETNDDGSIDVYTSPFDFGTVLDALEAAGFKPENANVSMIPSTEVDLTADDAPKLLRLIDMLEDLDDVQEVYHNGTISDEVAATLE is encoded by the coding sequence ATGGCAGGTCACAGTAAGTGGGCCAACATTAAACACCGCAAAGCAGCACAAGATGCGAAACGCGGTAAAATGTTTACAAAAATGATCCGTGAAATTACCACGGCAGCGCGTCTGGGTGGCCCTGATGGCGGTTCTAACCCTCGTTTGCGTGCAGCTGTTGCTGCAGCACTGTCTATCAACATGACGCGTGACACTGTTGATCGTGCGATCAAGCGTGGTGCGGGTGGTGATGACGGCGTTGAATTAGAAACCCTGGTGTATGAAGGTTACGGCCCAGCAGGTACGGCAGTGATGGTTGAATGTATGACCGACAACCGCAACCGTACTGTGGCTGGTGTGCGTCATGCGTTCAGTAAAAGCGGCGGCGCGTTAGGTACTGATGGCTCGGTGGCCTATCTGTTTACCAAAAAAGGCATTCTCTCTTTCACCAATGCAGACGAAGATGCCTTGATGGAAGCAGCATTGGAAGCGGGTGCTGATGACGTTGAAACCAACGATGATGGTTCTATCGACGTTTATACCTCGCCATTTGATTTCGGTACTGTATTGGATGCATTAGAAGCTGCTGGTTTCAAACCAGAAAATGCCAATGTCAGTATGATCCCTAGCACTGAAGTCGATCTGACTGCTGATGATGCACCGAAATTGCTGCGTCTGATCGATATGCTGGAAGATCTGGATGACGTACAAGAGGTTTATCACAACGGTACTATTTCTGACGAAGTAGCTGCCACACTGGAATAA
- the aspS gene encoding aspartate--tRNA ligase: MRSIYCGQVTSSHVDQTVTLCGWVHRRRDLGGLIFIDMRDREGIIQVFFDPDQPEAFALASELRNEFCIRVTGTVRARPESQINKDMATGEVEVFAHGLEIINRSEALPLDFNQTNTEEQRLKYRYLDLRRPEMAASLKTRARITSFVRRYMDEHGFLDIETPMLTKATPEGARDYLVPSRVHKGKFYALPQSPQLFKQLLMMSGFDRYYQIVKCFRDEDLRADRQPEFTQIDVETSFLNADQVRELMENMIRGLWQNIIGVDLGQFPIMTFDEAMRRYGSDKPDLRNPMEMVDIADLLKEVAFAVFAGPANDPKGRVAALRVPNGAQLSRKQIDEYTQFVAIYGAKGLAWMKVNQAANGLEGVQSPVAKFLNDEIVREILSRTGAQDGDIIFFGADSKKVVCDAIGALRLKLGRDLDLVESCWKPLWVVDFPMFEEDGEGGVTAMHHPFTAPKDFTPAQLEADPLAAYANAYDMVINGYEVGGGSVRIHRGEMQQTVFRAIGISEAEQKEKFGFLLDALKFGTPPHAGLAFGLDRLTMLLIGSDNIRDVIAFPKTTAAACLMTDAPSFANQQQLGELAIQTTVKAAE, translated from the coding sequence ATGCGTAGCATTTACTGTGGTCAGGTGACAAGTAGCCATGTCGATCAGACTGTAACCCTGTGTGGTTGGGTTCATCGCCGTCGCGATTTGGGCGGGCTGATTTTTATCGACATGCGTGACCGCGAAGGCATCATTCAGGTGTTTTTCGATCCGGATCAGCCGGAAGCATTCGCATTGGCATCAGAACTGCGTAATGAATTCTGTATTCGTGTCACTGGTACAGTACGCGCGCGCCCAGAAAGCCAGATCAACAAAGATATGGCGACTGGTGAAGTCGAAGTGTTCGCGCATGGTTTAGAGATCATCAACCGTTCAGAAGCATTACCGCTGGATTTCAACCAGACCAACACCGAAGAACAGCGTCTGAAATACCGTTATCTGGATCTGCGTCGCCCGGAAATGGCCGCGTCGCTGAAAACCCGTGCGCGCATCACCAGCTTCGTGCGTCGGTATATGGATGAGCATGGTTTCCTCGATATCGAAACGCCAATGCTGACCAAAGCGACACCAGAAGGCGCGCGTGACTATCTGGTGCCAAGCCGTGTGCATAAAGGCAAATTCTACGCACTGCCACAATCACCACAGCTGTTCAAACAGCTGCTGATGATGTCGGGTTTTGATCGCTACTATCAGATCGTGAAATGCTTCCGTGATGAAGATCTGCGTGCCGACCGTCAGCCAGAATTCACCCAGATCGACGTGGAAACCTCATTCCTGAACGCCGACCAAGTGCGTGAACTGATGGAAAACATGATCCGTGGTCTGTGGCAGAACATCATTGGTGTTGATTTGGGCCAGTTCCCAATCATGACCTTTGACGAAGCAATGCGCCGCTATGGTTCTGATAAACCGGATCTGCGTAACCCGATGGAAATGGTTGATATCGCTGACCTGCTGAAAGAGGTGGCGTTTGCGGTGTTTGCAGGCCCAGCGAACGATCCGAAAGGTCGTGTGGCTGCGCTGCGTGTACCGAATGGTGCGCAGCTGTCACGCAAACAGATCGACGAATACACCCAGTTCGTGGCTATCTATGGTGCGAAAGGTCTGGCATGGATGAAAGTCAATCAGGCAGCCAATGGCCTGGAAGGCGTGCAGTCGCCCGTGGCTAAGTTCCTGAACGACGAGATCGTGCGTGAAATTCTGAGCCGTACTGGTGCACAAGACGGCGATATCATCTTCTTTGGCGCTGACAGCAAAAAAGTGGTGTGTGACGCCATTGGTGCGCTGCGTCTGAAACTGGGTCGCGATCTGGATCTGGTAGAAAGCTGCTGGAAACCATTGTGGGTTGTTGATTTCCCCATGTTTGAAGAAGATGGTGAAGGTGGCGTCACTGCGATGCATCACCCATTCACTGCGCCAAAAGATTTCACGCCAGCTCAGCTGGAAGCTGATCCATTAGCTGCTTACGCGAACGCTTATGACATGGTCATTAACGGCTACGAAGTGGGTGGTGGCTCGGTGCGTATTCACCGTGGTGAGATGCAACAGACGGTATTCCGTGCCATTGGCATCAGTGAAGCCGAACAAAAAGAGAAATTCGGCTTCCTGCTTGATGCATTGAAATTTGGTACGCCACCGCATGCTGGTCTGGCTTTTGGTCTCGATCGTCTGACCATGCTGTTGATTGGCAGCGACAACATTCGTGACGTAATTGCGTTCCCGAAAACCACCGCAGCTGCCTGTCTGATGACCGATGCGCCAAGTTTTGCTAATCAGCAACAACTGGGTGAGCTGGCTATTCAAACTACGGTGAAAGCAGCCGAATAA
- a CDS encoding FmdB family zinc ribbon protein, producing MPMYQYECTHCGHQLAKLQKMSDAPLVDCPACSQAALKKLLSAPGFRLKGGGWYETDFKTGTKKNLASCDSAQGGCASCPAAGE from the coding sequence ATGCCAATGTATCAGTACGAGTGTACTCATTGTGGTCATCAGCTTGCGAAATTGCAGAAAATGTCTGATGCACCGCTGGTGGATTGTCCGGCTTGCTCTCAGGCCGCACTGAAAAAACTGCTGTCCGCACCCGGATTTCGCCTGAAAGGCGGTGGCTGGTATGAAACAGATTTCAAAACCGGCACTAAAAAGAATCTGGCAAGTTGCGACTCAGCACAAGGCGGATGCGCGAGCTGTCCGGCTGCTGGCGAATAA